A single region of the Plantactinospora soyae genome encodes:
- a CDS encoding GtrA family protein encodes MRFVRLLPERWQRLLREVLKFGAVGGVNAVINYAVFNALALTVFADGQLKANVIATVVAACSSYLLNRHWTYRDRPKSAMRREYFLFFVFNATGLAIELGVLAIAKYGLGISGLLALNVAKTVGVGLATIFRFWSYRTFVFRSAPEDLSDPASNGAVRKTTSGPHPDGEFLAGLDPVAELAEAVTELTEADDDHDRDRKAATGNAVAETRQPTDARQPTADHQPTGTGQSLEVQFAETIDVALETELAAELNAAPRRSSAR; translated from the coding sequence ATGCGTTTCGTCCGTCTGTTGCCTGAACGCTGGCAGAGGCTCCTCCGCGAGGTGCTGAAATTCGGCGCCGTGGGTGGCGTGAACGCCGTCATCAACTACGCGGTGTTCAACGCCCTTGCGCTCACCGTGTTCGCCGACGGGCAGCTGAAGGCGAACGTCATCGCTACCGTGGTAGCCGCCTGCTCGTCCTATTTGCTGAATCGGCACTGGACGTACCGCGACCGGCCCAAATCGGCGATGCGGCGCGAATACTTCCTCTTCTTCGTCTTCAACGCCACCGGCCTCGCCATCGAGCTGGGGGTGCTGGCGATCGCGAAGTACGGGCTCGGGATCAGCGGACTCCTCGCGCTCAACGTCGCGAAGACCGTCGGCGTGGGGCTGGCCACCATCTTCCGGTTCTGGTCGTACCGCACCTTCGTCTTCCGGAGTGCTCCGGAAGACTTGTCCGACCCCGCCTCGAACGGGGCGGTGCGCAAGACGACGAGCGGGCCCCATCCGGACGGGGAGTTCCTGGCCGGGCTGGATCCGGTCGCCGAGCTGGCCGAGGCGGTCACCGAGCTGACCGAGGCGGACGACGACCACGACCGGGACCGGAAGGCGGCGACCGGGAACGCCGTCGCGGAGACCCGACAGCCAACCGACGCCCGACAGCCGACAGCCGACCATCAGCCGACCGGTACCGGGCAGTCGCTCGAAGTCCAGTTCGCCGAGACGATCGATGTCGCGCTGGAGACGGAACTCGCCGCCGAGCTGAACGCCGCCCCTCGGCGTTCCTCGGCCCGTTGA
- a CDS encoding GtrA family protein, whose protein sequence is MSSTATGEQPSPPGARHGFFRTLLDRFGHLIHELGKFGTVGGVAFAVDFALFNYANASLGWETLTSKTFSTVIAATVAFVGNRFWTWRHRERSGMAREYSLYFLFNAVGLGIGLACLAISHYGLGSIWPDVFKSLVADNIAANFVGAALGTFFRFWSYRRFVFVGPAAADAPDVITQSHKRP, encoded by the coding sequence GTGTCCTCGACCGCCACCGGCGAACAACCCTCCCCTCCGGGCGCACGGCACGGCTTCTTTCGAACCCTGTTGGACCGTTTCGGCCACCTCATCCATGAGTTGGGCAAGTTCGGGACGGTCGGCGGCGTGGCCTTCGCGGTGGACTTCGCGCTGTTCAACTACGCCAACGCGAGCCTCGGCTGGGAGACGCTGACCTCGAAGACGTTCTCCACCGTCATCGCCGCGACCGTCGCGTTCGTCGGCAATCGGTTCTGGACCTGGCGACACCGGGAACGGTCCGGGATGGCCCGCGAATACTCGCTGTACTTCCTCTTCAACGCCGTCGGCCTGGGGATCGGCCTGGCCTGCCTGGCCATCAGCCACTACGGGCTGGGCAGCATCTGGCCCGACGTGTTCAAGTCACTGGTCGCCGACAACATCGCGGCGAACTTCGTCGGCGCCGCGCTGGGCACGTTCTTCCGGTTCTGGTCGTACCGGCGGTTCGTCTTCGTCGGACCCGCGGCGGCGGATGCGCCCGATGTGATCACGCAGAGTCACAAGAGGCCGTGA
- a CDS encoding phosphoenolpyruvate carboxykinase (GTP): MAAPATIRGLDQAPTRHSKLLAWVKEVAELTSPDQVVWVDGSDAEWKRLTDELVDAGTLVRLDPDRKPNSFWGRTDPSDVARAEDRTFICSVDEADAGPTNNWMAPAEMKRVMTDLYRGSMRGRTMYVIPFCMGPLEAEKPMFGVEITDSPYVVAAMRIMTRMGTKVLTGMGENADFVHALHSIGAPLEPGQADVAWPCNDTKYISHFPETREIWSFGSGYGGNSLLGKKCYSLRIASVMARDEGWLAEHMLIMKLTSPEGRVHYIAGAFPSACGKTNLAMLEPTIPGWKVETIGDDIAWMRFGSDGRLYAVNPEFGLFGVAPGTGWKTNANAMRTIDQGNSIFTNVGLTPDGDIWWEGMSEPPAHLIDWKGRDWTPDSGELSSHANSRFCTPLLQCPIVADEFNDPHGVPIDAILFGGRRKDTVPLITEARDWVHGVYMGATLSSETTAAASGEVGVVRRDPMAMLPFIGYHAGDYFRHWIEMGKGAGGDEAKLPKIYYVNWFRKNADGDFIWPGFGENSRVLKWVVERLEGRGDAVETPIGFVPTADALDVDGLDMDMEDLRIAMRVDVEEWRDELPMINEWFEKFGDKLPGVLWAELDALRARLDDEAIRVGVDQR; this comes from the coding sequence ATGGCCGCTCCGGCTACCATCCGGGGTCTAGATCAAGCTCCGACAAGGCACTCGAAACTACTCGCCTGGGTCAAAGAGGTCGCCGAGCTAACCAGCCCTGACCAGGTCGTCTGGGTCGACGGCTCGGATGCGGAATGGAAGCGGCTGACCGACGAACTGGTCGACGCCGGCACCCTGGTACGACTCGACCCGGACCGCAAGCCCAACTCGTTCTGGGGACGTACCGATCCCTCCGATGTGGCCCGGGCGGAGGACCGGACGTTCATCTGTTCCGTGGACGAGGCGGACGCCGGTCCCACCAACAACTGGATGGCCCCGGCCGAGATGAAGCGCGTCATGACGGACCTCTACCGAGGTTCGATGCGTGGCCGCACGATGTACGTCATCCCGTTCTGCATGGGGCCGCTGGAGGCGGAGAAGCCCATGTTCGGGGTGGAAATCACCGACAGCCCGTACGTGGTCGCGGCCATGCGCATCATGACCCGGATGGGCACGAAGGTGCTGACCGGGATGGGGGAGAACGCCGACTTCGTCCACGCCCTGCACTCCATCGGTGCCCCGCTGGAGCCGGGTCAGGCGGACGTCGCGTGGCCCTGCAACGACACCAAGTACATCTCGCACTTCCCGGAGACCCGGGAGATCTGGTCCTTCGGCTCCGGCTACGGCGGCAACTCGCTGCTCGGCAAGAAGTGCTACTCGCTGCGGATCGCCAGCGTGATGGCCCGGGACGAGGGCTGGCTCGCCGAGCACATGTTGATCATGAAGCTCACCTCGCCCGAGGGCCGGGTGCACTACATCGCGGGCGCGTTCCCGTCGGCCTGCGGCAAGACCAACCTGGCCATGCTGGAACCGACCATCCCGGGCTGGAAGGTCGAGACCATCGGCGACGACATCGCCTGGATGCGGTTCGGCTCCGACGGTCGGCTCTACGCGGTCAACCCGGAGTTCGGGCTGTTCGGTGTCGCGCCGGGCACCGGCTGGAAGACCAACGCCAACGCGATGCGCACCATCGACCAGGGCAACTCCATCTTCACCAATGTGGGGCTGACCCCCGACGGTGACATCTGGTGGGAGGGCATGAGCGAGCCGCCGGCCCACCTGATCGACTGGAAGGGCCGGGACTGGACGCCGGACAGCGGCGAACTCTCCTCGCACGCCAACAGCCGGTTCTGCACCCCGCTGCTGCAGTGCCCGATCGTGGCCGACGAGTTCAACGACCCGCACGGCGTACCGATCGACGCGATCCTGTTCGGCGGGCGGCGCAAGGACACCGTCCCGCTGATCACCGAGGCCCGGGACTGGGTGCACGGCGTCTACATGGGAGCCACGCTCTCCTCGGAGACCACCGCCGCCGCCTCCGGCGAGGTCGGCGTGGTGCGCCGGGACCCGATGGCGATGCTGCCGTTCATCGGCTACCACGCCGGGGACTACTTCCGGCACTGGATCGAGATGGGCAAGGGCGCCGGCGGCGACGAGGCCAAGCTGCCGAAGATCTACTACGTCAACTGGTTCCGCAAGAACGCCGACGGCGACTTCATCTGGCCCGGGTTCGGAGAGAACTCGCGGGTGCTCAAGTGGGTCGTCGAGCGGCTGGAGGGCCGGGGCGACGCGGTCGAGACGCCGATCGGGTTCGTACCGACGGCCGACGCGCTGGACGTCGACGGGCTCGACATGGACATGGAGGACCTCCGGATCGCCATGCGGGTCGACGTCGAGGAGTGGCGCGACGAGCTGCCCATGATCAACGAGTGGTTCGAGAAGTTCGGTGACAAGCTGCCGGGCGTGCTCTGGGCCGAACTGGACGCGCTCCGCGCCCGCCTGGACGACGAGGCCATCCGCGTCGGCGTGGACCAGAGGTAA
- a CDS encoding geranylgeranyl reductase family protein has protein sequence METVDVAVVGAGPAGASAALAARRAGADVLLLDRADFPRDKACGDGIAAHALDVLAELGVSDAVAGYRPVPALRLVAPGGGQVARALPRPAYTVPRRVFDARLVAAALAAGARLRRQVVRRIECRAGLVVLDGTLAARVVVGADGAGSVVRRALGQGANPDGHLALAIRGYAPTVDGPVEQKIVTSAAHWPGYAWSFPIGDGRANVGYGEVLAGRPLRRAELLDRLAALLPEVEPDTVAELRAHHLPLSTRRPVPGRGRILLAGDALSLINPFTGEGIFYAVLSGSLAGAAAAGFPDTAADRYASTLHQRLGQHLRHSSAVAWLARRRPVVDAVVRSADRDARVFRVLVELGLGDGRLDARTLTRIAGVAAGSAGRHFRPRI, from the coding sequence GTGGAGACGGTCGACGTCGCGGTGGTCGGTGCGGGCCCGGCCGGGGCCAGCGCCGCGCTGGCGGCCCGTCGGGCCGGGGCGGACGTGCTGCTGCTGGACCGGGCCGACTTCCCCCGGGACAAGGCCTGCGGGGACGGCATCGCCGCGCACGCGCTCGACGTACTGGCGGAACTGGGGGTGTCCGACGCGGTGGCCGGCTACCGGCCGGTGCCGGCGCTGCGGCTGGTCGCGCCCGGCGGTGGCCAGGTTGCCCGGGCGCTGCCCCGCCCGGCGTACACGGTGCCCCGGCGGGTCTTCGACGCCCGGCTGGTGGCGGCGGCGCTGGCGGCCGGGGCCCGGTTGCGCCGGCAGGTGGTACGCCGGATCGAGTGCCGCGCCGGCCTGGTGGTACTCGACGGCACGCTGGCGGCCCGGGTCGTGGTCGGCGCCGACGGCGCCGGTTCGGTGGTCCGCCGGGCGCTGGGCCAGGGCGCGAACCCGGACGGGCATCTGGCGCTGGCCATCCGGGGCTACGCGCCGACGGTCGACGGCCCGGTGGAGCAGAAGATCGTCACCTCGGCGGCGCACTGGCCGGGATATGCCTGGTCGTTCCCGATCGGCGACGGTCGGGCGAACGTCGGCTACGGCGAGGTGCTGGCCGGTCGGCCGCTGCGCCGGGCCGAACTGCTGGACCGGTTGGCCGCCCTGCTGCCCGAGGTGGAACCGGACACCGTCGCCGAACTTCGGGCACACCACCTGCCGCTGTCCACCCGCCGTCCGGTACCGGGCCGGGGTCGGATCCTCCTGGCCGGGGACGCGCTGTCGTTGATCAACCCGTTCACCGGGGAGGGAATCTTCTACGCGGTCCTCTCCGGCTCCCTGGCCGGGGCGGCCGCGGCGGGCTTTCCGGACACGGCGGCCGACCGGTACGCCAGCACGCTGCACCAACGGCTGGGCCAGCACCTGCGGCACAGCTCGGCGGTGGCCTGGCTGGCCCGTCGACGACCGGTCGTCGACGCGGTCGTCCGCTCTGCGGACCGGGACGCGCGGGTCTTCCGGGTCCTCGTCGAGCTGGGGCTGGGCGACGGCCGGCTGGACGCCCGGACATTGACCAGGATCGCCGGTGTCGCGGCCGGCTCGGCCGGCCGGCACTTCCGTCCACGAATTTGA
- a CDS encoding isoprenyl transferase produces the protein MSFRDLIYSVYERRLTAKLAGKPVPKHVGVMCDGNRRWAREMGYVDPNDGHRVGAAKIKDVLGWCDQAGVGHVTLYLLATDNLRRPASELDPLVQIIEDLVVELAEEGNPWRLRMVGALDLLPAQTAIALKSAEERTQTRVGGAQVNIAVGYGGRREIADAVRSLLYEHAASGGTIEELAEVLDVEHIAEHLYTRGQPDPDLVIRTSGEQRLSGFLLWQSAHSEFYFCELNWPDFRRVDFLRALRSYANRQRRYGA, from the coding sequence ATGAGTTTCCGGGACCTTATCTACTCGGTGTATGAGCGACGTCTCACGGCGAAGCTTGCCGGCAAGCCCGTGCCGAAGCACGTCGGGGTGATGTGCGACGGCAACCGGCGGTGGGCCAGGGAGATGGGGTACGTCGACCCCAACGACGGACACCGGGTGGGCGCAGCCAAGATCAAGGACGTGTTGGGCTGGTGCGACCAGGCCGGCGTCGGCCACGTCACGCTCTACCTGCTCGCCACCGACAACCTGCGTCGCCCGGCCAGCGAGCTGGATCCGCTGGTGCAGATCATCGAGGACCTGGTGGTCGAGCTGGCCGAGGAGGGCAACCCCTGGCGGCTGCGGATGGTCGGCGCGCTTGACCTGCTGCCGGCCCAGACCGCCATCGCGCTCAAGTCGGCCGAGGAACGGACCCAGACCCGGGTCGGCGGGGCCCAGGTGAACATCGCGGTCGGCTACGGCGGCCGGCGGGAGATCGCCGACGCGGTGCGGTCGCTGCTGTACGAGCACGCGGCGTCCGGCGGCACCATCGAGGAACTCGCCGAGGTGCTGGACGTCGAACACATCGCGGAGCACCTCTACACCCGGGGACAGCCCGATCCCGACCTAGTCATCCGGACCAGCGGTGAACAGCGGCTCTCCGGCTTCCTGCTCTGGCAGTCGGCGCACTCCGAGTTCTACTTCTGCGAGTTGAACTGGCCCGACTTCCGGCGCGTCGACTTCCTCCGCGCCCTGCGGTCGTACGCCAACCGACAACGCCGGTACGGCGCCTAG